TTATACATAAAATCATAATCCTTCTTAAATAGCATAAGACTATATACttaaaacaattgaaaagaTAGATTTAAGTTAGGTCAGTTGGTCAGGACAATAGATATGTTTCCTTACATTCAAATTCGAGTCATTCTCTCcgtaaattaaattaatttaaattttaaactatcgcttatattgaaaaaaaaacagaaaaacaaaaaaactcattGGTGAAAGTTTGCAGATagacttcattaaaaaaaaaaaaaaagaaggaaaaaacaaagttaCAGATAGACAATCATAAGATAAGACCGCGCATAAACTATAAACAAGAATTATAATAGGTGTTGCCTACGTGGCAGAAGGTGAGCTCGGTTGCACAGTTACAGCACGAATCTGTTGGTAACGGCAAGGTGCGGAGCTGGACTTATAGGCCAGCAGTGCATGACACGATAAACGGACGATTGGAGACAATAATCATAGAGTAAGCGTATAGGCTCCATTTATTTTCCGTCTTCTCTTCTCTGTGGGGCGTTTTGCACGCAGTGAACTTTATCtgtttctctgtttctctgaTCGCAGAGGCCACAATGAGTTTCAGGGACGACAATGAAGAGGGAAGAGATCTCAGGAAGCCCTTCCTGCACACTGGGAGCTGGTACCGCATGGGTTCCAGGCAATCCAGTATGATGGGCTCGTCCCAGGTCATTCGAGATAGCTCCATTTCTGTGGTGGCTTGTGTTATGATTGTCGCTTTGGGTCCTATCCAATTCGGCTTCACCGTAAGCATAGCtcgctcttcttcttcttcttcttcaaattgttttttttcgCAATTAGAGAGCCTGAGCTGGCATTTTGATTGCAGAGAGCTCAAGAAATGAGAAGATTGAGCTTGATTACACTTTTCCTCTATTCATATCTGTTTACGAATCACATTTTTCGTTCCTGCAGTCTGGATATTCTTCTCCGACCCAATCAGCAATAATCAAGGATCTTGGACTCACAGTGTCAGAGGTTTGAatctcagtttttttttttttaatgtgtatTTGCATActgggtttgtttgtttgattggtTTTAGTTTCTAACTATTATCATCTGGGTCAGTATTCTATTTTTGGTTCTTTATCGAATGTGGGTGCTATGGTAGGAGCTATAGCCAGCGGTCAGATTGCTGAGTATATTGGTCGCAAAGGGGTAGGATTTGATCACTAATTCTATTCCTTATTAAGCGTAGCATCTTTGACTAACgttcttttgtttaattctAAGACTGGGTTTTATTAATTGCAGTCTTTAATGATAGCTGCCATTCCTAATGTTATCGGCTGGCTTGCTATATCATTTGCCAAAGTGAGTTTTCATGACTGTACCGGTTTATAGGAATCTAGACATGAACAGAATGCAGTCAGGAATATGCTGTCTTACATCAACTTTAATTCTTTTTGTAggattcttcttttctctacATGGGAAGACTGTTGGAAGGATTTGGCGTGGGAATAATCTCGTACACGGTAGCGTTGAGTTGTTTCAGTGATGTCTTTCTATGTTGGAATTATGTGGGGTGAGTAACTGTGAGAGTACTGACTTGGTTGATCATTGCTAGGTGCCTGTATATATAGCTGAGATAGCACCTCAAAACTTAAGAGGTGCTTTGGGTTCAGTCAATCAGGTTGGCCTTGTTTAGTAGCTTATTTTTACCATGAGTTTCTGTTAGTAGTTACTAACGTATATCTGTAATCAGATTATTTAAACTTTAATCCTTGTTCTGTAGCTCTCTGTAACCATTGGGATAATGCTGGCTTATCTGCTTGGACTTTTAGTTCAGTGGAGGATACTTGCAGTTCTGGGTAATCTTCTTAAAATTCATTGTGGTGTCCACATCACTTGTTGGAAAATATTCTGGCTATTATATTTCTCCATATTAGATTGATGACACATTTCTATCTTATATCCATAGAAGTTGTATCTGTCATGGATGTAGGATTTTCCTAAACTTGATTTACTTGAAAGAATTACACATTACAAATTTGCTTTCTTGCTAATGGCGATTAGAAATTTTATTACATAAATGAAGTCTTATATGATCTTTGAGGGAACACTTTACACTTGGTTTCATTGCTTCTTACATTGTCAACCCATACAGTAAATTTTTGCCGTACTGTCATGGCAAATGTTTGGTATTCATGGAGCGGTTCGTGTTGTTGGTTTTAATTCTAGAAAGCTTCTTCTATATACTCAGAAGAAAACACAAGTACTATTATTTGTAATAGCAGCAGATTTCATTTCTGGTAAACATTTTTAtattgatggtacaaattaTTACTTTTCAGGAATATTGCCTTGTACGATATTGATACCCGGGCTCTTTTTCATTCCCGAATCTCCTCGATGGCTGGTAAGTCACCAAAGTAGGTTTTCCTCTCAATCACAGTTAGAGTGCTAGATATGATATCacagttttttcttttttggtttcaacATCCAACAGGCAAAAATGGGTATGACCGAGGATTTCGAAGCCTCTTTGCAAGTTCTCCGGGGATTCGATACTGATATTTCGGTTGAAGTGAATGAGATCAAGGTACAAAGCCACAGTTTCCTGCCAAAGACCTTTAAATTATGCTATTACCATTTCACTCTTGGAAATTCACCTATGTAAATAATTTCCTTGATATATATTGGGCAGAGATCTGTAGCATCAACAACCAGAAGAACAACAATTCGGTTTGCAGaactcaaacaaaaaagatattGGCTTCCTTTAATGGTATTAATTATAGTCCAGAAGAGTTGGTTCTCTAATTGGCTATGTTTTCATCTCAAAGATGCATTTGTCAAAACCTGACTGATTTCACTAACTTTTGTGTTGCAGATTGGAATTGGTTTACTTGTTCTTCAACAGCTAAGTGGAATTAACGGTGTTCTATTCTATTCCAGTACCATTTTCGCAACTGCCGGTAAGGTTTCCCATCTTATCTGAAAGAATTGAGTTGGGATACTGCACAGAACATAGGAACAGTGTCATATTCTTTGTTCCCTGTTTCCTTTGACCGCCAAGAAGTGTGTAAATGTACTTCCTTTTTATTGTACATGTAGGACACAGATAGGCAATACATGTATGTTATAGAGGAAAACAGACTTAAGTCGGTTTTCTGTTCATTTGAAATGACTCttattagttttagtttttgaatAGGGATTTCATCAAGTAATGTAGCCACATGTGGCCTTGGTGCTGTTCAGGTACATCaagaaaatcttcaaaattgGTTTCTTCACTCACCCAATATTCTCAAGTTGTAAACATAACAAGTATCTTTATGCATTTAGGTCATAGCCACCGGGGTGACTACTTGGTTGGTGGACAAATCAGGCCGTCGGCTTCTGCTTATTGTGAGattgaattattatttattttttgtcactGTTGAGTCATTAATTTATTATCCATTTGGACTAGAAGAAATGAATAAATTTTATACAATTCCTCGTAGATCTCTTCCGCTGGAATGACAGTTAGCCTTCTAATCGTTGCAGTAGCATTCTTtctaaaggtattaaattttTCGTGTTTTCTAGAAAGATATTATGGGTATTTGCTTGTTTTGTGTATattctcaaaaaagaaattccaCTGATCGCAGGATTTGGTAGCAACTGATTCAAATTTGTTTAGCATATTGGGCATCATAACAGTGGTTGGAGTTGTGGTATGTTAATGTTCTTAATATCACAATTCAAAGAACATTGGTTCTCTCATATTcatttttggccttttctactAATAATTCCTTTGTCTTACACTATTCTTTCAGGCCATGgtaattttcttctctctggGTGTAGGAGCTATTCCATGGATTATAATGTCCGAGGTATGTCAATAATATAGTCTTTTGATACAGTAATTGCTTGCCCTTGGCAGGTCTGCTAGAGACTCATATGCAATATAACCCTtatgttttcaaatttcaataccTGCAAGTTCATTCACCTGCAATGTTTGCAACATGCCCTTTGTTCGTGTACGACGTGTACTAGTGCACATTTGTTTTCCTATATTATAAGTTTTGTCTTCAAACTATACTTGGAGAAGCAGATGAATCCGTTGTATGCCAAGATTTCTCCATTGCAAATATTCATTATATTACTGAAGATGAATTTTCTGCAATCGAAGCTTCTGCCTGGTTACCTCTATGTGCTTGGAAACTTGGCATTATGAAGTCACATACTATCAACTTTAGCATAATATTCTGGCCAACACAAAATTCCTTCaccaaataattttttaagtaGCTTtgcaattttgaatttaaccaagaaagaaaaaagaaaggataaGGCTTTCACTCATAAATTTGTCATCATGCATCTGTGCATACCTTATTCTTTGGCTACTGACCATCCCAAAAAACATTTGATTTTAGAATTTCTTGTCAGGCATAGTGTTTAGTGTCTTGCATTGAGTACAAAATTTTGATCTAATAACTTGCTgcagaatatatatatatatatatatatacatatcttTTTTGGATCATCCAATAAAATGTGAATTTGGTAATGCAGATTCTTCCAATTAATATTAAAGGCCTTGCCGGAAGCATAGCAACACTTGCCAACTGGTTCATATCCTGGGTGGTCACGATGACTGCAAACTTGCTGTTGGAATGGAGCAGTGGAGGTgtgcctctctctctgtctctctctctcattcacACACACGCATTAGAAACTTTGCCTTATAATTGCGTCGAGCAACCACTTATTCGATGATGTTGTTTTATCCTTGGTTGTATTATTTAgtggtttttttcttcctcttgttATTATTTGGGGCTAATGGGCAGCTTCCACTTTCAACAGGAACCTTCACCATTTACATGCTTGTGAGTGCTTTCACTGTCGTATTTGTAACCATTTGGGTTCCCGAGACGAAAGGGAGAACTCTGGAAGAGATTCAGTTCTCCTTCAGATGAGGTTTTCTTTCCCCTTCTTGCATATTACTTGCTTTCTTCCTTCTGttagaagaaaaaaccaaGAGTTACCATTTTGAGATAATTCCAGAGAAATTGTGCAACGTGAAACGTGCACGTTTTGTAATCTTTTCGTGACATAAGAAcaggcttcttcttcttcttcttcagccaGCCGTCGGTGTTCTATTGCTACATTCATTGCTTGTCACTATCTTTCTAGAGGTAGCTGTAAACTCACAACAATTGTCTTATAGtttattaaattcattaaattaattttccgAGCTATCCGATTTCTATTTTGCCCTCCTATCCTATGATATTATTATGTATGTAAGAACTCGATGAGTTTTTATCAAACCCAACAAGTATACCCATCACCTGAGTAGACGGTTTATCTTCTCAGGCGGGTGATTGGTGTGGGGGTTGGCGGGATTATTTGTGAAAACGAGGTCCTCATAACAAGTTAAGGACCATCCAAACAGTCAATCGATCCATCTTACAACCTGTAAGTGAAGGGGAAAGGCAGCTGTGCCTTCAAATGACCGGCGGATAtgaattacttttttttggggggtcaACGGTGGATATGAATTACTAATCCTACATATATATCTAATGACCTTAGTGGGTCATATCCCTTGGGCCTTGCCCTCGACTTGTCAACAAGTAATCTTCTGCtgaaaaagaagtaaaaaaaggaggaagaaccgtatatcaaattatcaaaatgGGTCACTTTTTGATACATGTTCAATTATTCATTTCGATGAAGACCGGCTCCCACCACTTAGGAATGGAGTCTATGTGAtgctaggggtgggcactcaaaacggcaaaccggaaatccgagccgaaccacaccgaaccaaaccggaaaaaaaccgagttgaccaaaaagtcaaaaaccggtcaaaaaccgaaccgggccggtttggaccggattcggatccggttccatgtcttcaaaaaccgaaccgggccgaaccgaaccggtgaaactaaaaaaatatataatttcaatatatatttatatttaatgctatatttttaatttcactaaaaaaaaacctaatatttatccaagttcaatgtcaaaatatctctcttttctcactttaatatttattttttatatgaaattgaataatttgttaattttcaagtaaaaaaaataatatttcagttgagaattgtattacaaaacaattttaaaaaataatttttataatccggttcaaaaccgaaccggaaccggaaccggaccgaaaccggttcaaaccgaaccggacagttttagaattttttttattaaaaccgaaccgaaccaaaccgcatgaatagtaccggatcgattctaatttgaggcaaaaaccagtccaaaccgaaccgtgcccacccctatgTGATGCAACGTGATAATTGATTAGGAAGATATGAAGAAACCTCAATATTTAttgataaattgaaataacaaaacataattcTAGTTATGAGTAAAATCTGTTTAAATACTCATAAAAACCCTAggaataaacaaaaaattaaaataagaaaataacaaggttCCCAAAAACTCTAAAAACTTTACAATTAGATTTCGTGTTGCTAAACGATTCCGGATGCTCGAAAAATCCCATACATTATGGAAAAGTCATGAGTTTTACTCGTGATACTGTTATCTTCGAAGTGATGTTCTGAGCTCGAAGCCCAAATCTGCAGTTTGCTCTATTTACCCATGCGTGCACGTCTCTCCAGCTCTTGTTCGATTGCTTCCGCCATATGTTCTACATAAGTCTCTTCCATTTCCGAAGAACTAAACCCTTATCATCAGGATAAATTGACTCATAATTATGGAACTCATGTAGATCCACAACATTGAAAGTGCTTGATATGCCTATGGAAGGAGGAAGATCCACAACATAggtgtgggaacctaattttaagcaaaccctaggtcaaatatttccttccatttgaGGATTATTTGATTTGGGGATTCTTGCCTTGATTAAGGATTTGATTCGcattaaatccctaattgatttaaatctcctaaaatcagaaaaataattcctttccCAACAAGGattatttttctccaaaccctaaacctaCGAGGCTCTATAAAAGCATGgccacacacaagggttgaggtacgtcagaattactactaaaatctctacagaaaattcctctcaaaccctagccacctcttttctctctctttcttttacataaggctccggccgcccaatttatattataaacacaTCCCGTACCCTATTTTAGCTATAGTTTCTCTACGGATCGAttgaactgacttaggcatcggacgGCCTTTGTCCAACACCCCCggggtgtggtcctcttatttgttctattttgcagggagaaagaggcggcgaagaagaaaggggaatctTCCGAACCGAATATTTTCGTGGGGAAATTTACTCCCACAAATTGGtactttcattgagagcacgagatATACTCAAAGCGTGCTCCAAACCTATTTTTTcaatccaccgaagccttctaaacaaccatggttggaagcaaacGCCTTAGGGGCAAAACCACCGCAATGGCGCACTCCGGAACGGCCGAAGCCTCGCTGCCACCACGAGGTACAGCTGCTGCCAGCGTTTTGCAGCAACCTCCCATCGCTGCCAGCACGTTCCAGCAGCTTCCCAGCGAGATCCAGCAACATCTTATGGCTGCCAGTGAGTTCCAGTAGCTCCCCGGCCAGTTTCAGCAGCCTCCCATGGCTGCCAGCGCATTCCAGCAGCTTCCCAGCGAGTTCCAGCAGCCTCCCATGGCTGCCAGGGCCTTCCAACAGCTTCCCGGAGATTTCCAGCAGCCTCCCATGACTGCCAGGGCCTTCCAACAGCTTCCCGGAGATTTCCAGCAGCCTCCTATGGTTGCCAAGGTAGCGTTCTGCAGCTTCAAACGGAAATTTCATGACCCCTAATGGGGCCCCGCGTCCATCCCACTTCACGCATAATGTAAGATCCCCATCCAACCGGAGAGGGGTGACCTGCAAAAATTTATATGGTTGCCGCATCCATCAAAGCGAGGCCTTTTTGGAGATCTCATCAAGCTTCGCAGTCGTGGGGAAACTCCGGTTACGAGTTGATCAGAACAATCGATGATGGGTGACCCGTTGGGAAGTTTGCTCGTGAAACCCCAAAAAACCGTCTTGTTACTAAGGGAATGAGGGGGGGAGCCCAAAGtggacaatatcttgctacTGGCGGCCGATCCGGTGTGCCCTTGGTGCTCCGAGCCACTCCATGGTGGTGGTGCAGTTTCAATCCATCAAACGTggccttaaggggggtggattctTTAGATCCCCATCAACCAAACGGAGGGGTGATGTGTTTAATATGATCCCATGCAACATCAAATCCACAAAGGCCTTTTGGGACTGACTTCCACTTTGTTGAACCACTCGAAAGGACCCGTTATTGAATCGATCCAGTATTGGGATGGGTGAATttctgggaagttgctcgtgagctcaaAACAAACCGGTCTGTCTTGATTGAAGGTTGAGAGGGGAGCCCAAAGCGAATGGACAAGATGTGCTTTGCTGGATCTAACTCAGGGATGTGACATGAACCTCTCCAAACAGCCTTGACTCTTTGAATGGCTAGCATGTTGAAACAAAGGGTGTGCCATGTGGAATATGCTGAAATTTAAAGATACCCACACCTGCCTCCCCTGGACCGCTTTGTAACCTCTCGTCGGGGCAAGCGCAAGGCCATGACACAGTGCACCTTATTCTTGATCACTCATTGTCATCATCTGGACCATGCCCAGTCGTTCGACCACCTCAATGCCATCTCGGGCCATTCCCTAGTCTTGGAGCAAATCCATTCACTCGCTCCTTTGCAACCATACTTGACGTATGCACCCGTGTACACATCTAATGGAACCCTAGCCCATCTGCCATTGGGCCCGATCCACACCTCTATTCCCGACCCGCGCAGTCAAGTGAGCCTTGACTCACGAGTAGATCAGCTTACACAAAGGGTTGACGaccaaaacaatttaattgGCCAGCTCCTCAGGCAGATCAACTTCGGTCAAAACCTTGGAGCCCATGACAATGAAAGAAGGATTCGCGAGCATATCGGCGAGCATTTTGAGGGATCCCAGACTAGTCAGTCAGAGACAAACTGGCAGGGGAGAGAACGAGATCGAGCTGGCGAGACGCAGACATCTGCAAGCCGTACTCTGAGCCGATCGACGATCCATTCAAGACTAGGCACACAGGGGGCACGATTCCGTGAACGATTGCGTGACGAACGCAACGACCGAAGTTCACTAACCCGCTGGAGAACCAACTTGCGACAACAACTTGTTGAGGAATCTTCGCAAGCTCAATCCACCAATCTGCCTCACGGGCAGGGCAACCAAGGAGGTCAACTTCTTCAAGTCAACGAGGAAGTCAACCATCCCTGCCTGAATCACGAGGGTCGCCAACGTAATCGGCAAGCCATGCGCGGGGAGGACGTCGAGAAGCTCGTAAACGACCGACTTCGTAACTTAAAGATTGGTGAAAATTTCGAAGATACTCTATGCAGGGAGGTGGACCAAGCAAACTCTATGCCTTTCACTGCCGAGATCGAGCAGACGGCTCCACCAAAGAGATTCTCAACGCCTTCATTCACGCATTTCAAAGGGGATTCCGATCCCGAGAGTCATCTAAAGCACTTCAAAAGTATCATGATCTTCTACAAGGCTAACGATGCGCTgatgtgcaaggtgtttgcaatgacCTTGCTAGGAGCAGCCCAAGACTGGTTCCATACCCTGCCATCTGGGTCGATcagcagcttcaaggagctaGCTTACGTCTTCACCAAATAATACACTTCTTACAGGACGATCAACAAGAACCTTGACCATCTATTCAACCTGCAAAAGAAGTACGATGAATCCCTCcgagattacatcaagaggttcaaagcaGAAAGGGCAAACATCATTGGATGTGACGACCGAATCGCGTCATCAGCCTTCAAGAGGGGCTTGCCAATTGAGTGTGAACTGTATCGCTAGCTAACCATCTCTCCCTGCCAAACACTAGTAGAAGTCTTTGCGACAGCAGAACTCTATGCGCTTTGGGACGATGACCGGACCGCCGCAAAGAAAGCTGCCGAGCATGCCGATCAACCGGTTGAGCCGGCAAGCCAAAGAAACGACATGATAAAAGACAAGGATGGGGGCAAACGCGACTTACAGCCTCAGGGAGGTGCTCCAACAACTGAGACCTACACCAAGTTCACTATTCCGATACAGCAGATCCTAGCCCAAGTAAAGAACATGCCTTGGTTGAAGAAACCATCGCCTTTGAAGGGAAACCCAGCCAAGAAGGATACCAGTAGATACTGCGAATTCCATGAAGGGCACGGTCATTACACAAATGACTGCTTCGCCTGGAAAAAACACCTCGAAGAACTGGTCGGAGACGGCCATTGCACGGAATTCATCGAAAGGGGGCCTATCCAGCAAATCAAAGATCGTGACGCGGCTGCCAACGAACCTCCATGAAAAAAGTCATACAGATCATCACGATCTTAGCCGACTTTAAGAGCCCGAGCTGACCACCGAGGagcagaagagaaagatcatGTAAGCGACAAGCGAAGGTCTCCCAAGCTGTCACTTGCTACCCAGTCATGGAAGACGATCCCGACATCACCTTTTAAGGGAAGGAAGTTCCAAGACAACGGAATGCCCATCACCTTCGAATGTGCTATCCACAAGCTCCTCGCCTATCAGCTCGCTCCAAGCAGGCGGCCAGGCCTCCCTCACCTCCATTGAAGACAAGTTACTTTTGATGTTACCTCTGCAACTCATctcttttgttcaataaagcaaTGTAGTCACGTAGCATCAATACATGttcaagcttttctttccaatGGAGTGTTCACAAATGcaatcgacacgtctccggacgtaggccaaataggccgctctcatcgacacgtctccggacgtaggccaaacgggcccctctaatcgacacgtctccggacgtaggccaaaccggccgcactcatcgacacgtccccggacgtaggccaaacgggcccctctaatcgacacgtctccggacgtaggccaaacgggcccctctaatcgacacgtctccggacgtaggccaaacgggcccctctcatcgacacgtctccggacgtaggccaaacgggcccttctcatcgacacgtctccggacgtaggccaaacgggccgctctcatcgacacgtctccggacgtaggccaaacgggccgcactcatcgacacgtctccgaatgtaggccaaacaggccgcactcatcgacacgtctccggacgcaGGCTAAACGGGCctctctcatcgacacgtatTCGGACGCAGGCCAAACGGGTCAaactcatcgacacgtctccagacgtaggccaaacgggccgcactcatcgacacgtctccagaCGTAGACCAAACGAGCccctctcatcgacacgtctccggatgTAGGCAAAACGGGCCGCACTTATCGACACGTCttcggacgtaggccaaaagGGTCGCACTCATTGAAACGTCTCCGGACGTGGGCCAAACGGGCTACTCTTATTGACACGCCTCCGGATGTAGGCCAAACAGGCCACTCTTATCGACACGTCCCCggatgtaggccaaacgggccacacaCATCGACACATCttcggacgtaggccaaatggGTCACTCTcatctcatcgacacgtctctgaacgtaggccaaacgggtcacacacatcgacacgtctccagaCGTAGGTCAAACGGGCCGCTCTCATCGACGTGTCTCCGGACATAGGCCAAACATGTTGTGACCTGAGAAAAACATCCTATGAGATATGCAGAGCATGCTTGGAGTCCCTTAAGAAGGACCCTGGCACTTATAAATTTCCCAAGGGAGACACACAATCAAGATACTGGCTGGTTactcaagcagttcacaagTTAATAcgcaaattgaagttgaaaaaataactaaaatttcCAAAGCAAGTTGACCAAccggccaagttcaacaatTATTCTACACAAGAAAACAgactacaaaagctgaaaagaaataaaggagtCGACGATGCTGAATCAACTCCAAGCTTGACTGCTCGTGACTCAACAGCTGGATCGCGATAGTTGAGCGAATGAGTACACCTCCCAGCTCGATCTCCATCCCTTGACTAGTGCAGATGACTCAAACTTCATAGAGGAATGCCAACATCTCTTTATTTCTCGACAAGCAGACCACTTCATGGAGCAAATCACGGTCTCCAAGCTTGTCTATAGAAGACTCAAGTGGAACATCTTGAACATCGCGTATACCGTCAATCTTCTTGCTATCTGCACCAACAAGATGTTTAAACCTTACTGATGGCAGCAGAATAGGTCTTACTTGAGTCTTCTCAGTAAAATGGATCCTTGGCTTTTTCCTCAATGGAGTCGCATCTTTCGCCAGCAAAGTTGTAGTTTCATTTCTTGAAGAGTTGACATGTCAGCCATCCTTTTTTAAAGGAGTCCGGCAGAACACTCCTCCTGCCCAGCCAGCAGATCATTAGAGTCTAGACTATTCTGCTTCTATCTCTCAACATATTAGGCAGGGGGCAGACCACTAACGGTCACCGCTACTCCAACCGTCTTCAGCCACCAACGACGACAACAAGCTTGGTCCCATCTAGCTGGTCCTCGCCGCAAAAAAGAGAagacgaagaaaaaaaatatacttgCTCGACTTACCTTGGGATGCACGACAACTCATCTCTTCGACAAGCAgtacaaattctccaagatctcTCTCAAGCTAGAAAGTAAAGAAGTCAAGTTTACGATGTGAAGAAGAGTGAAGAAAAGCCTTGCATTTATACATGTTGGGCATCCTAGGTCAAGAAAGAATCACAAGCCCATTCATACTGGGAACCCAACTCCAAGAACAGTCAAAAGCCGACTCCAATTGAGACCCCAAATCCAAGAAGGAAgcccagttacagctggacagcccAACAGTTAATTCACACCTCCTCCATGCCACCACGCgtcatgcagaagctggggggcatttgtgggaacctaattttaagcaaaccctaggtcaaatatttccttccatttggggattatttgatttGGGGATTCTTGCCTtgattagggatttgattcgcattaaatccctaattgatttaaatctcctaaaatcagaaaaataattcctttccCAACAAGGattatttttctccaaaccctaaccctatgAGGCTCTATAAAAGCATGgccacacacaagggttgaggtacgtcagaattactactaaaatctctacagaaaattcctctcaaaccctagccaccttttttctctctctcttttacataaggctccggccgcccaatttatattataaacacaTCTCGTACCCTATTTTAGCTATCGTTTCTCTACGGATCGAttgaactgacttaggcatcggagggcctttggccaacacccccctggtgtggtcctcttattttttctattttgcagggagaaagaggcggcgaagaagaaaggggaatctTCTGAA
The window above is part of the Prunus dulcis chromosome 1, ALMONDv2, whole genome shotgun sequence genome. Proteins encoded here:
- the LOC117614278 gene encoding sugar transporter ERD6-like 6, with translation MSFRDDNEEGRDLRKPFLHTGSWYRMGSRQSSMMGSSQVIRDSSISVVACVMIVALGPIQFGFTSGYSSPTQSAIIKDLGLTVSEYSIFGSLSNVGAMVGAIASGQIAEYIGRKGSLMIAAIPNVIGWLAISFAKDSSFLYMGRLLEGFGVGIISYTVPVYIAEIAPQNLRGALGSVNQLSVTIGIMLAYLLGLLVQWRILAVLGILPCTILIPGLFFIPESPRWLAKMGMTEDFEASLQVLRGFDTDISVEVNEIKRSVASTTRRTTIRFAELKQKRYWLPLMIGIGLLVLQQLSGINGVLFYSSTIFATAGISSSNVATCGLGAVQVIATGVTTWLVDKSGRRLLLIISSAGMTVSLLIVAVAFFLKDLVATDSNLFSILGIITVVGVVAMVIFFSLGVGAIPWIIMSEILPINIKGLAGSIATLANWFISWVVTMTANLLLEWSSGGTFTIYMLVSAFTVVFVTIWVPETKGRTLEEIQFSFR